A window from Pararge aegeria chromosome 6, ilParAegt1.1, whole genome shotgun sequence encodes these proteins:
- the LOC120624761 gene encoding polycomb group protein Pc — protein sequence MHKMELGDSVYAAERIMKKRIRKSKVEYYVKWKGWKPKHNTWEPEENILDPRLIQSFEKGEEIRRQGRKRERDHSPVERARSGSEERHPAPGKRKAEVLSRESGKIGVTITMSPPAKRHDSTKVNGGRTHAQPPPPAAPPGGAPVPASPAAEAAAPRTGPRRAPHSPEEADAHTPPERERRTDSQPTATAPAEPKGARPPPPAPPAEDEDSWGEAPIATPNPPPPPPRRGAAYWMARSPVADQIFITDVTVNLQTVTIRECRTEKGFFRAREHRPLDIT from the coding sequence AGCAAAGTGGAGTACTACGTGAAATGGAAAGGCTGGAAGCCGAAACACAACACTTGGGAGCCGGAGGAGAACATTCTCGACCCGCGGCTCATTCAGAGCTTCGAAAAAGGCGAGGAAATAAGAAGACAGGGGCGCAAGAGGGAACGAGACCACTCGCCCGTCGAGCGAGCGCGCAGCGGCTCCGAGGAGCGTCATCCCGCGCCCGGGAAACGCAAGGCAGAAGTGCTATCGAGGGAATCGGGCAAGATAGGCGTCACGATTACAATGAGTCCGCCAGCCAAGCGACACGACTCCACAAAAGTGAACGGTGGAAGAACGCATGCCCAACCCCCACCACCGGCAGCGCCCCCGGGTGGTGCCCCAGTGCCAGCTTCCCCTGCAGCCGAAGCCGCCGCACCGAGAACGGGACCTAGACGAGCCCCGCATTCCCCGGAGGAAGCAGACGCCCATACTCCTCCGGAAAGAGAAAGGCGAACCGATTCTCAACCTACAGCAACAGCGCCCGCCGAACCGAAAGGTGCACGGCCCCCACCACCTGCCCCACCAGCCGAAGATGAAGACTCTTGGGGTGAGGCACCCATCGCCACTCCGAACCCACCTCCTCCCCCTCCCCGACGAGGGGCAGCATACTGGATGGCGCGATCACCGGTCGCTGACCAAATCTTCATAACAGACGTCACAGTTAACCTCCAAACAGTCACCATCAGAGAGTGTCGCACTGAAAAGGGATTCTTCAGAGCGCGTGAGCACCGACCGCTTGACATAACGTAA